A single genomic interval of Microbacterium sp. BLY harbors:
- a CDS encoding DUF3662 and FHA domain-containing protein, translating to MGLLDSFEKGLERAVNSAFAKTFRSGIQPVEIASALRREADTTAAVVSRDRIIAPNNFVVRLSPDDAERMRGLGGALTDELHALLTKHAKSQGYSFAGPLSITLDADDKVATGTVRVTSGAVEGRVSWQAVVDVDGRRHTLTRARTVIGRGSDADITIADAGSSRRHAEILWDGERAMLRDMGSTNGTKVDGQKLREAALPSDTTITIGRTDLVFRIVPVATPSRASRPGDDATRAFGALG from the coding sequence GTGGGACTACTTGACAGCTTTGAGAAGGGTCTCGAGCGCGCGGTGAACAGCGCGTTCGCGAAGACCTTCCGCAGCGGCATCCAGCCCGTGGAGATCGCCTCGGCGCTGCGGCGCGAGGCGGACACGACCGCGGCTGTGGTGAGTCGCGACCGCATCATCGCCCCCAACAACTTCGTCGTGCGCCTCAGCCCCGACGACGCGGAGCGGATGCGCGGACTCGGCGGTGCGCTGACGGACGAGCTGCACGCCCTCCTCACGAAGCACGCGAAGTCGCAGGGCTACAGCTTCGCCGGCCCACTGTCGATCACTCTCGACGCGGACGACAAGGTCGCCACCGGCACCGTGCGCGTGACGTCCGGTGCGGTCGAAGGACGCGTGAGCTGGCAGGCGGTGGTCGACGTCGACGGACGCCGGCACACCCTGACGCGAGCGCGCACGGTCATCGGACGGGGATCCGACGCCGACATCACCATCGCCGACGCCGGATCGAGCCGTCGCCACGCTGAGATCCTCTGGGACGGCGAGCGCGCGATGCTCCGCGATATGGGCTCGACGAACGGCACCAAGGTCGACGGTCAGAAGCTCCGCGAGGCCGCCCTCCCCTCCGACACGACGATCACCATCGGGCGCACCGACCTGGTGTTCCGCATCGTCCCCGTCGCCACTCCGTCGCGCGCGTCCCGCCCGGGCGACGACGCGACCCGCGCGTTCGGAGCCCTCGGATGA
- a CDS encoding PP2C family serine/threonine-protein phosphatase, whose protein sequence is MVFEGSSAAISHTGKVRSNNQDSGYSGANLFVVADGMGGHAGGDVASSIAIQRMEPLDQPYASTEDAQAALQAAATTAAGDLIRAAKDRPELAGLGTTLSAIIMVDEYAVIGHIGDSRIYLYRDDALTQITADHTFVQRLVDSGRITPEEARYHPRRSVLMRVLSDMDADPELDMFVMHAQPGDRWLLCSDGLSGVVDEARILKTMQLGLAPGRTADNLLKQALDGGAPDNVTIVLVDVGGQHPVHSGTATIVGAASNPSGVYVPPVRAPRSNWLHPVRQAANEPSHFEPAPEYLEELIEEDRRRAKRRRLGWIAGTLVVLAMLGFAAFAAYSWTQTRYFIGADEDSVVIFQGVQQNIGPITLSTPVEDTEILLANLPPYQRASVERTISARSLSDAMAIVERLRTGAEANIIEQTPLPTPLPSPSATPSGGAG, encoded by the coding sequence ATGGTCTTCGAAGGCTCGAGCGCCGCGATCTCCCACACGGGAAAGGTCCGCTCCAACAACCAGGACTCCGGGTACTCCGGGGCGAACCTGTTCGTCGTCGCCGACGGCATGGGCGGCCACGCGGGCGGCGATGTCGCCTCGAGCATCGCGATCCAGCGCATGGAGCCGCTCGATCAGCCCTACGCCTCGACGGAGGACGCGCAGGCCGCGCTGCAGGCGGCCGCGACGACCGCCGCGGGCGACCTCATCCGCGCCGCCAAGGACCGCCCCGAACTCGCCGGTCTCGGCACCACGCTCAGCGCCATCATCATGGTCGACGAGTATGCGGTCATCGGCCACATCGGCGACTCCCGCATCTACCTCTACCGCGACGACGCCCTCACGCAGATCACCGCCGACCACACGTTCGTGCAGCGGCTGGTCGACTCCGGTCGCATCACGCCGGAGGAAGCCCGGTACCACCCGCGGCGCTCGGTGCTCATGCGGGTGCTCAGCGACATGGACGCCGACCCCGAGCTCGACATGTTCGTCATGCACGCGCAGCCGGGCGATCGCTGGCTGCTGTGCTCCGACGGTCTCTCGGGCGTGGTGGACGAGGCGCGGATCCTCAAGACCATGCAGCTCGGGCTCGCCCCCGGACGCACGGCCGACAACCTCCTCAAGCAGGCCCTCGACGGCGGCGCCCCGGACAACGTCACGATCGTCTTGGTCGACGTGGGCGGGCAGCATCCGGTCCACTCCGGCACCGCCACGATCGTCGGCGCCGCGTCGAACCCCTCCGGTGTCTACGTGCCGCCGGTGCGCGCGCCGCGCAGCAACTGGCTGCACCCGGTGCGACAGGCGGCCAACGAGCCGAGCCACTTCGAACCGGCGCCGGAGTACCTCGAGGAGCTCATCGAGGAGGACCGTCGTCGCGCCAAGCGCCGCCGGCTCGGCTGGATCGCCGGCACCCTCGTCGTGCTCGCCATGCTCGGCTTCGCGGCGTTCGCCGCCTACAGCTGGACGCAGACGCGGTACTTCATCGGCGCCGATGAGGACAGCGTCGTGATCTTCCAGGGCGTCCAGCAGAACATCGGGCCGATCACCCTCTCCACCCCGGTGGAAGACACCGAGATCCTCCTCGCGAACCTGCCGCCCTACCAGCGGGCCTCGGTCGAGCGCACCATCAGCGCGCGGTCCCTCTCCGACGCGATGGCCATCGTCGAGCGGCTGCGCACCGGCGCCGAGGCCAACATCATCGAGCAGACGCCCCTGCCCACTCCCCTCCCGAGCCCCAGCGCCACCCCGTCGGGGGGTGCCGGATGA
- a CDS encoding FHA domain-containing protein, whose amino-acid sequence MSELVLLLLRIGFLVLMWFFVFGVVYSLRADLFGVRARKLPVEATAGAPAAAAAPASPARPSSSRPSSGPATVATAKRLVITSGPKAGLELPLGADAMTIGRSSESALVIRDDYTSSHHARLLLRGDTWAIQDLDSTNGTFVAGQRVTGGPVALSLGTPVKVGATTFELRA is encoded by the coding sequence ATGAGCGAACTGGTCCTCCTTCTCCTCCGCATCGGCTTCCTCGTGCTGATGTGGTTCTTCGTGTTCGGCGTGGTCTACTCCCTCCGGGCCGACCTGTTCGGCGTCCGCGCGCGCAAGCTGCCGGTCGAGGCCACGGCCGGAGCGCCGGCGGCAGCCGCAGCACCGGCCTCCCCCGCGCGTCCCTCGTCGTCGCGGCCGTCGTCCGGACCGGCGACCGTGGCCACCGCGAAGCGCCTCGTGATCACGTCGGGCCCGAAGGCCGGTCTCGAGCTCCCCCTCGGCGCCGACGCGATGACGATCGGCCGCTCCAGCGAATCGGCCCTGGTGATCCGCGACGACTACACGTCCAGCCACCATGCCCGGCTGCTCCTCCGCGGCGACACCTGGGCGATCCAGGACCTCGACTCGACCAACGGCACGTTCGTGGCCGGGCAGCGGGTGACCGGGGGGCCGGTTGCGCTCAGTCTCGGCACGCCCGTCAAGGTGGGCGCCACGACGTTCGAGTTGAGGGCCTGA